GGCGCGTCGGGCGCGAACGTGATCCTCCCGGTGCCGCCCGGCACCGTCGTCCGCGACGACGCCACCGGCGAGTTCCTCGGCGAAATCCTCGACGACGGCCAGGAGCTCACGATCGCCCGCGGCGGTCGCGGCGGCCGCGGCAACGCGAAGTTCACCTCCGCCACGCACCAGGCACCGCGCGAATGGGAGCCGGGCGAGGACGGCGAGCAGCGCACTCTCGAACTCGAACTCAAGCTGATCGCCGACATCGGCCTCGTCGGCCAGCCGAACGCGGGCAAGTCGACGCTCCTGTCCGTCATCTCGGCCGCACGCCCGAAAATCGCCGACTACCCGTTCACGACGCTCGCTCCCAACCTCGGCGTCGTCCAACTCTCCGATCACCGCACGTTCGTCGTCGCCGACATCCCCGGCATCATCGAGGGCGCGCACGAGGGCCGCGGGCTCGGCATCCAGTTCCTGCGCCACATCGAACGGACCCGCGTCCTCGCGTTCCTGATCCCGATCGATGCGATGGACTGGCAGGCGGAGTACGACCAGCTCCGCGGCGAAATCCGCGAGTACTCCGCCCAACTCGCCGACAAGCCGCACTGTGTCGTCTTCACCAAGCTCGACCTGCTCGGCGAGGATTACACACCACCGATCGACGCGCCCGACAGCTTCGGAAGCTTCGCCGTGAGCGCCGCAGGTCGTACCGGCATCGACGCGCTCCTCGCCGGATGGTGGGCACAACTGCTGAGCATGCAGACCGCGAGCGTCGCGACGCAGGCCGGCGTCGCCCTGCCCTGACGCCCATGCCGGCAACGACCGCGCGCGTAACGCCCGCGGCGTTCCCGTCCGACGTCCACGCGACGTTCGACACGCCACTCGTCGACCGCGTCGCCGCCGCGGCACTCGCGCTGCTCCCGGGCGTGGGGCCGGTCCGCTGGCGATCGCTCATCACCTGCTATGACGGCGACGCCGCCCGCGCGGCCCTCGCCCACGGCGTCACGCAGAGCGCGTGGACCGACGCGCTCCGCGACGCCGCCCGTCGCCTGCGCGCACCGGACGGCGCGACCACGGTCCTCCTCGCGGGCGACCGGAGCTACCCGCGAGCGCTGCTCGACCTGCCCGACGCGCCACCCCTACTCTGGGCGCGCGGCAACCTCGCCACGCTCGCGGTCACGCCGACCGCCGCGCTCGTCGGCACACGCCACAACAGCTCGGCCGGCGCACACACCGCACGCCGCCTGGTCGCGTCGCTGCGAGGCGACAACGCGTGCGTGATCAGCGGAATGGCCCGCGGCATCGACGGCGTCGTCCACGACGCCGCCCTCGCCGCCGGTCTCCCCACCATCGCGGTGTTGGGCACCGGCGTGGACGTGCCGTACCCCGCACAACATCGCGCGCTGTACGCGCGCATCGTCCGTGACGGCGCCGTCGTCAGCGAGCAGCCGCCTGGCACGAGCGCGGTACCCGGCGCGTTCCCGCGTCGCAACCGCATCATCGCGGCGCTCGCCGACTGCACAGTCGTCGTCGAAGCCGGCGAACGCAGCGGCGCCCTGATCACGGCCGACGTCGCGCTCGACCTCGGGCGTACCGTCGCCGCAGTCCCGGGGCCGATCGACGCGCAGACGTCGACCGGTGCGAACGCGCTGCTGCGCGACGGCGCGCACGTACTCGCTTCGGTGGATGACCTGCTCCCACTCCTGCGCCCGCCGACAATACGTCGTCCGGCCGGCGAACGATTGGAGCGTCGCCCCCGCGCTGTCCGCGCCGCTACCGGCTCGACCGCGAAATCCGTCCCTCCGGCCCTCCACGGCGACGAGCTGGCGCTCTGGGATGCCCTCGTCGAGCCCGCCGCCGACGCTGACGTTGCCGCCGAAAAGGCCGGACTTTCCGCGCGACGATGCGCGGC
This is a stretch of genomic DNA from Gemmatimonadetes bacterium T265. It encodes these proteins:
- a CDS encoding DNA processing protein DprA — translated: MPATTARVTPAAFPSDVHATFDTPLVDRVAAAALALLPGVGPVRWRSLITCYDGDAARAALAHGVTQSAWTDALRDAARRLRAPDGATTVLLAGDRSYPRALLDLPDAPPLLWARGNLATLAVTPTAALVGTRHNSSAGAHTARRLVASLRGDNACVISGMARGIDGVVHDAALAAGLPTIAVLGTGVDVPYPAQHRALYARIVRDGAVVSEQPPGTSAVPGAFPRRNRIIAALADCTVVVEAGERSGALITADVALDLGRTVAAVPGPIDAQTSTGANALLRDGAHVLASVDDLLPLLRPPTIRRPAGERLERRPRAVRAATGSTAKSVPPALHGDELALWDALVEPAADADVAAEKAGLSARRCAAALAGLELHGAVATELTGAIRRL
- the obg gene encoding GTPase Obg, with translation MFIDRVVVRVEAGTGGSGASSFRREKFVPMGGPDGGDGGRGGDVIIRGDRNLATLLDYTYRDFWRAERGDHGSGSNRTGASGANVILPVPPGTVVRDDATGEFLGEILDDGQELTIARGGRGGRGNAKFTSATHQAPREWEPGEDGEQRTLELELKLIADIGLVGQPNAGKSTLLSVISAARPKIADYPFTTLAPNLGVVQLSDHRTFVVADIPGIIEGAHEGRGLGIQFLRHIERTRVLAFLIPIDAMDWQAEYDQLRGEIREYSAQLADKPHCVVFTKLDLLGEDYTPPIDAPDSFGSFAVSAAGRTGIDALLAGWWAQLLSMQTASVATQAGVALP